A stretch of Candidatus Desulfarcum epimagneticum DNA encodes these proteins:
- a CDS encoding 3-keto-5-aminohexanoate cleavage protein, with protein MSVSDKAVVTCALTGVLTDPAKFNVPVTPDEMAAAAAEAHDAGASILHCHFRDQRPGLGAFPTWDLQMVGDILDAIKERVPDILICMSTGVLGDDLSGPLACLEKFRPEMAACNAGSLNYLKIRGDGQWAWPPVLFDNPVEKIEKFLEVMTRCGVAPEFECFDTGIVRSVALFKASGMFEGDAHLSFVMGVDSGMPSSADLLPILEKELPENASWQVIATGTGREKIWRLHRRCLEMGGNVRTGLEDTFYLPDGARADSNGALVEALVKIVRETGREPASPAEARKALHL; from the coding sequence TTGAGCGTAAGCGACAAAGCGGTGGTCACCTGCGCGCTGACCGGGGTGTTGACGGACCCGGCCAAATTTAACGTGCCGGTGACGCCGGATGAGATGGCCGCGGCGGCGGCCGAGGCCCATGACGCCGGGGCCTCGATTCTGCACTGTCATTTCAGGGACCAGCGGCCGGGGCTGGGGGCCTTTCCCACCTGGGATCTTCAGATGGTGGGCGATATCCTGGACGCCATTAAAGAAAGGGTCCCGGACATTCTCATCTGCATGAGCACCGGGGTCCTGGGCGACGATTTGTCCGGCCCTCTGGCCTGTCTGGAAAAGTTCCGTCCGGAGATGGCCGCGTGCAACGCCGGCTCTTTGAATTATCTCAAGATACGCGGCGACGGCCAGTGGGCGTGGCCCCCGGTTCTTTTCGACAACCCGGTGGAGAAAATCGAGAAATTCTTAGAGGTCATGACGCGTTGCGGCGTGGCGCCGGAATTCGAGTGCTTTGACACCGGAATCGTTCGAAGCGTGGCCCTTTTCAAGGCCAGCGGCATGTTTGAGGGAGACGCCCACCTCTCCTTTGTCATGGGGGTGGACAGCGGCATGCCTTCCAGCGCGGACCTTCTCCCCATCCTGGAAAAGGAGCTGCCCGAAAACGCCAGCTGGCAGGTGATCGCCACCGGAACCGGAAGGGAAAAAATCTGGCGCCTTCACCGCCGGTGTCTGGAAATGGGGGGAAACGTCAGGACCGGCCTGGAGGACACCTTTTACCTGCCCGACGGAGCGCGGGCGGACTCAAACGGCGCGCTGGTGGAGGCTTTGGTGAAAATCGTCCGGGAAACCGGCCGGGAGCCCGCCTCCCCGGCCGAGGCCCGAAAGGCGCTGCATCTTTAG
- the lcfA gene encoding Long-chain-fatty-acid--CoA ligase: MEERIWHQSYAPGVPKNIEYEKTTIPQALSRSAADFPDRPALNYMGKRISYRELEDLVNRFAGVLTRLGAGPGDKIAVCLPNIPQAIIANLAILRIGATVVQNNPLYTERELTHQLNDSDSKMVITLSLLVPRMLSIQPDTGIEKIIACHIHSFLPFPKKQLFPFVKKDMFKKVEETADVLEFERLMKESGPAPAGDRSRWDDLAALLYTGGTTGVSKGVMLTHSNLSRQVQQFVAWITGIEPGGERVMGNFPVFHVAGFTVVQNLMIWLAMEDIMVPRPEPKINIQLIKKFKPTFIPAVPTIFTGLLGDPDFKKLDFSSVKGFFSGAAPLAADTIKKLQDITGGLICEVYGATETSAAAAGTPWGGVIKPGTVGLPFPDTDVKIVQTDDPSKEMEIGEEGEIVIKGPQIMAGYYKRPDETEKDLRDGWFYTGDIGKFDEDGYLTIVDRKKDMIIAGGYNIYPVELDGVLFDHPEIAEACVVGIPHEYRGETVKAFIVKTTGSDLTEGEVSEYCKKNLAAYKVPKMIEFVDELPKSAVGKILRRKLRDMELEKNKK, encoded by the coding sequence ATGGAGGAAAGAATCTGGCATCAATCTTACGCGCCCGGGGTTCCCAAAAACATTGAGTACGAAAAAACCACCATTCCCCAGGCCCTTTCCCGGTCCGCCGCCGATTTTCCCGACCGCCCGGCGCTCAATTACATGGGAAAAAGAATTTCCTACCGGGAGCTGGAGGACCTGGTGAATCGCTTCGCGGGGGTCCTGACCCGCCTGGGCGCGGGGCCCGGGGATAAAATCGCGGTGTGCCTGCCCAACATTCCCCAGGCCATCATCGCCAACCTGGCCATTTTGAGAATCGGGGCCACAGTGGTCCAGAACAATCCCCTTTACACCGAAAGGGAGCTGACGCACCAGCTCAACGATTCGGATTCGAAAATGGTCATCACCCTGTCGCTCCTGGTTCCCCGGATGCTTTCCATCCAGCCGGACACCGGCATTGAGAAGATCATCGCCTGCCACATTCACTCCTTTCTTCCCTTTCCCAAAAAACAGCTGTTTCCCTTTGTGAAAAAGGATATGTTTAAAAAAGTGGAGGAGACGGCCGATGTGCTGGAGTTTGAGCGTCTCATGAAAGAAAGCGGCCCGGCCCCGGCCGGGGACCGGAGCCGGTGGGACGACCTGGCGGCTCTTCTTTACACCGGGGGCACCACCGGCGTGAGCAAGGGCGTGATGCTCACCCATTCCAACTTAAGCCGGCAGGTCCAGCAGTTTGTGGCCTGGATCACCGGAATCGAGCCCGGGGGCGAGCGGGTCATGGGGAATTTTCCCGTCTTCCATGTGGCCGGCTTCACCGTGGTCCAGAACCTGATGATCTGGCTGGCCATGGAGGATATCATGGTCCCCCGGCCCGAGCCCAAAATCAACATCCAGCTCATCAAAAAGTTCAAACCCACCTTCATCCCGGCTGTTCCCACCATTTTCACCGGACTCCTGGGAGACCCGGATTTCAAAAAACTGGATTTTTCATCGGTGAAGGGCTTTTTTTCAGGCGCGGCCCCCCTGGCGGCCGACACCATCAAAAAGCTTCAGGATATCACCGGCGGACTCATCTGCGAGGTTTACGGCGCCACCGAAACCAGCGCCGCGGCGGCCGGCACTCCCTGGGGAGGGGTCATCAAGCCGGGCACGGTGGGTTTGCCCTTTCCGGACACGGATGTGAAAATCGTTCAGACGGACGACCCCTCAAAGGAGATGGAAATCGGGGAGGAGGGCGAGATCGTCATCAAGGGCCCCCAGATCATGGCCGGGTATTACAAAAGGCCCGATGAGACCGAAAAGGATTTGAGGGACGGGTGGTTTTACACCGGCGACATCGGCAAATTCGACGAGGACGGGTACCTGACCATCGTGGACCGGAAAAAGGACATGATCATCGCCGGCGGCTATAACATCTACCCGGTGGAGCTGGACGGGGTTTTGTTCGACCATCCCGAGATCGCCGAGGCGTGCGTGGTGGGCATCCCCCATGAGTACCGGGGGGAGACGGTCAAGGCGTTCATCGTCAAAACAACGGGAAGCGACCTCACCGAAGGCGAGGTCTCGGAGTACTGCAAAAAGAACCTGGCGGCGTATAAGGTTCCAAAAATGATTGAATTCGTTGACGAATTGCCGAAAAGCGCCGTGGGGAAAATTCTCAGACGGAAGTTGAGGGACATGGAGCTGGAAAAAAACAAAAAGTAA
- the topA gene encoding DNA topoisomerase 1 has product MKRSGARSGPQGDPIQDKTRVKTKRGKKVSKPLVIVESPAKIKTLKKHLGGGYNVAATVGHIMDLPPRELGIDIEDGFKPRYAGIPGKKKVISSLKKAAAGAMDIYLAPDPDREGEAIAWHAAETLKKKGRRFHRVLFHELTPKAVRAAIQSPEELNAHKYEAQKTRRILDRLVGYQISPLLWRKVKGGLSAGRVQSVAVRIICERERAIHAFVPEEYWSVTALLKTGDGASFPARLTRKDGKKIKIPDGEASAAIVRDLSHETYEVEKVVKKTTKRNPLPPFITSKLQQEAIRKLRFTAKKTMAVAQKLYEGVDLGTGDRSGLITYMRTDSTRISAEAAGEALAFIRDTFGSDFAPDRPRFFKNRKKVQDAHEAIRPTSVFITPEKAASALDKDGLALYTLIWKRFVASQMSQALIDKVSASIKAGAYTFSASGSSVKFPGFMSLYQSTDARKENERTQLPDLSGGMPLDLEKIEPKQHFTAPPPRFSEASLVKELEENGIGRPSTYAAILSTIRDKGYVDLVRRYFRPNELGFIVNDLLVENFPDVLNVDFTARMEDSLDSVEAASARGPDILAGFYGPFKQELESAVEGMLNIKGVGFPTELKCPECGVALHLKVSRYGPYLACDAYPDCSYTSDYERDEKGKIKPVKSRAGEEAGRDCAKCGRPMIIKRGRYGEFLACSGYPECKNTLSVSSGGATGVKCPGKDCDGDIVERKSKRGKIFYGCARFPECKFASWDKPVNEACPQCGSVYLLEKTTKKSGRRLACPDKSCRYVRELDGP; this is encoded by the coding sequence TTGAAACGGAGCGGGGCCCGAAGCGGCCCCCAGGGCGACCCCATTCAAGACAAAACGAGGGTCAAGACAAAACGAGGGAAAAAAGTGAGCAAACCATTGGTGATTGTTGAGTCTCCGGCCAAAATCAAAACCCTTAAAAAGCACCTGGGAGGCGGCTACAACGTGGCGGCCACCGTGGGCCACATCATGGATCTGCCGCCCCGGGAGCTGGGCATTGACATCGAGGACGGTTTTAAACCCAGGTACGCCGGCATCCCCGGGAAAAAAAAGGTGATTTCTTCCCTGAAAAAGGCCGCCGCCGGGGCCATGGACATCTACCTGGCCCCAGACCCCGACCGGGAGGGGGAGGCCATCGCCTGGCACGCGGCCGAGACGCTGAAAAAAAAGGGGAGGCGGTTTCACCGGGTGCTGTTCCACGAGCTGACCCCCAAGGCCGTGCGGGCGGCCATCCAGTCCCCGGAGGAACTCAACGCCCATAAGTACGAGGCGCAGAAGACCCGCCGGATACTGGACCGGCTGGTGGGCTACCAGATTTCCCCCCTTTTGTGGCGCAAGGTCAAAGGGGGGCTGAGCGCGGGCCGGGTCCAGTCGGTGGCCGTGAGGATCATCTGCGAGAGGGAACGGGCCATCCACGCCTTTGTTCCCGAGGAATACTGGTCCGTGACCGCTCTTCTCAAGACCGGCGACGGCGCGTCCTTCCCGGCCAGGCTGACCCGGAAAGACGGCAAAAAAATCAAGATTCCCGACGGCGAGGCGTCGGCGGCCATTGTCCGGGACTTGTCCCATGAGACCTATGAGGTTGAGAAAGTGGTCAAAAAGACCACGAAACGAAACCCCCTTCCCCCCTTTATCACCAGCAAACTTCAGCAGGAGGCCATTCGAAAGCTTCGGTTCACCGCCAAAAAAACCATGGCGGTGGCCCAGAAACTCTACGAGGGCGTGGATTTGGGAACCGGGGACCGCTCGGGGCTCATCACATACATGAGAACGGACTCCACCCGGATATCGGCCGAGGCGGCCGGCGAGGCGCTGGCCTTTATCCGGGACACATTCGGGAGCGACTTCGCCCCGGACAGGCCCCGGTTTTTCAAAAACCGGAAAAAGGTCCAGGACGCCCATGAGGCCATCCGGCCCACGTCGGTTTTCATCACCCCGGAAAAGGCGGCGTCGGCGCTGGACAAGGACGGGCTGGCCCTTTACACCCTGATATGGAAGCGTTTTGTGGCCTCCCAGATGAGTCAGGCCCTCATCGACAAGGTGTCGGCGTCCATCAAAGCCGGGGCCTACACGTTTTCCGCCTCGGGGTCCTCGGTGAAATTTCCGGGTTTCATGTCCCTGTACCAGTCCACGGACGCCAGGAAAGAAAACGAAAGAACACAGCTTCCCGATCTGTCCGGGGGCATGCCGCTCGATCTTGAGAAAATCGAGCCCAAACAGCATTTCACGGCTCCGCCGCCCCGTTTTTCCGAGGCGTCTTTGGTCAAAGAGCTGGAGGAGAACGGAATCGGACGCCCCAGCACCTACGCCGCCATCCTGTCCACCATACGGGACAAAGGCTATGTGGATCTGGTCCGGCGCTATTTCCGCCCCAATGAGCTGGGATTTATCGTCAATGATCTTCTGGTTGAAAACTTCCCGGATGTGCTCAACGTGGATTTCACGGCGCGGATGGAGGACTCCCTGGACAGCGTCGAGGCGGCCTCGGCCAGGGGGCCGGATATTCTGGCCGGATTCTACGGCCCTTTCAAACAGGAGCTGGAATCCGCCGTTGAAGGCATGCTCAATATCAAGGGGGTGGGGTTTCCCACGGAGCTGAAATGCCCCGAATGCGGAGTCGCGCTGCATCTCAAAGTCAGCCGCTACGGGCCGTATCTCGCCTGCGACGCCTACCCGGACTGCTCATACACCAGCGACTATGAAAGGGACGAGAAGGGAAAAATCAAACCCGTCAAGTCCCGGGCCGGCGAGGAGGCGGGCCGGGACTGCGCCAAATGCGGCCGGCCCATGATTATCAAAAGGGGAAGATACGGGGAGTTTCTGGCGTGCTCCGGATACCCGGAGTGCAAAAACACCCTGTCCGTGAGTTCCGGCGGCGCCACCGGGGTGAAATGCCCCGGGAAAGACTGCGACGGCGACATTGTGGAAAGGAAATCCAAGCGGGGAAAGATTTTTTACGGATGCGCCCGGTTTCCGGAATGCAAATTCGCCTCCTGGGACAAGCCCGTGAACGAGGCCTGCCCCCAGTGCGGCTCTGTCTACCTGCTTGAAAAAACAACCAAGAAATCAGGCCGGCGCCTGGCGTGCCCGGACAAGTCCTGCCGGTATGTCCGGGAGCTGGACGGCCCCTGA
- a CDS encoding Type 4 prepilin-like proteins leader peptide-processing enzyme — MTAAVLIVFMTGAIVGSFLNVCVARIPGGRSIVRPGSMCPRCRAPIRFYDNIPLLSQAILRGKCRRCGGRISVRYAAVEILGGLAAAAVFLRFGPSVPGIVYFAFISALIVIAFIDAAHFIIPDSITIPGIFAGLGASLVLPDLTLWDSVTGAGAGGGVLFAVAWSYKKISGIEGIGGGDIKLLAMIGAFAGWQGALFCLFSGSTAGTLAGLAVMAKGKKGMKTPIPFGPFLAMGAIFYVFFGAVILRAFFDV, encoded by the coding sequence ATGACGGCGGCGGTTTTAATCGTGTTTATGACAGGGGCCATCGTGGGGAGTTTTTTGAATGTGTGCGTGGCGAGAATTCCCGGGGGACGCTCCATTGTCCGGCCGGGGTCCATGTGCCCCCGGTGCCGGGCGCCCATCCGGTTTTACGACAATATCCCCCTTTTGAGCCAGGCGATCCTTCGGGGAAAATGCCGGCGGTGCGGGGGGCGGATATCCGTCCGTTACGCGGCGGTGGAGATCCTGGGGGGGCTGGCCGCCGCGGCGGTCTTTCTCCGCTTCGGTCCGTCCGTCCCCGGAATCGTTTATTTCGCCTTTATTTCGGCGCTCATCGTCATCGCCTTCATTGACGCCGCCCATTTCATCATCCCCGACTCCATCACGATCCCGGGAATTTTCGCCGGGCTCGGCGCCTCGCTCGTCCTGCCCGACTTGACCCTTTGGGACTCCGTCACAGGCGCGGGGGCCGGCGGAGGCGTCCTTTTCGCCGTCGCCTGGTCCTACAAAAAAATATCGGGAATCGAGGGAATCGGGGGAGGCGACATCAAGCTGCTGGCCATGATCGGGGCCTTCGCCGGATGGCAGGGGGCTTTGTTCTGTCTTTTTTCAGGGTCCACGGCCGGAACCCTCGCGGGCCTGGCCGTCATGGCAAAGGGAAAAAAGGGAATGAAGACCCCCATCCCCTTCGGGCCTTTTCTGGCCATGGGCGCGATTTTTTATGTGTTTTTCGGCGCCGTGATCCTTCGGGCGTTCTTCGATGTGTGA
- the lon gene encoding Lon protease: MAVADKDDLISILEEDKPSDIPASLPLMPVRDVVIFTDMLLPLFVGREKSVRAIEKAVARDGYLFLATQKDQTSENPKSSDIYEVGTICRALRMLKLPDGRVKALVQGVAKARVVRYIQKRRMFYVAAEIIEDKELEKTSMEVEALMRNIREYSEKILSLRGEFTGDVSNILKSITDPGKLADLVASNLRLKVEESQMVLEITDPVKRLRKVNDMLTKEVELSSIQAKIQSDVKDEISKNQRDHFLREQVRAIYRELGEKDDRAVEIEDYEKKIKRAKMPAEAQKEAHKELKRLEQMHPDSAESGVVRTYLDWLTAMPWSKSTRDVMDIPRAKDILDMEHHGLEKIKDLILEYLSARKLNPKMKGPILCFVGPPGVGKTSLGKAVAQAMKRKFTRISLGGIRDEAEIRGHRRTYIGAMPGRILQGLKQCKTRNPVFMMDEIDKIGADFRGDPSSALLEALDPEQNAEFSDHYLNLHFDLSRVMFIMTANRVDTIPSALLDRMEVIELSGYDYDEKRIIARKHLLPRRIKENGLKWNQISISPGALGLIISQYTSEAGLRNLERELGAVCRKVARKIAEGLRGRFHVTAANLKKYLGPPRYIPEMDQEKSAVGLSTGLAWTQAGGETLYIEAAFLSGKGELTVTGQIGEVMQESAKAAVTYARSSLKALGRKENFFENLDVHIHVPAGAIPKDGPSAGIAMAVAIISAIVEKPVDQYIAMTGEITIRGRALPIGGLKEKALGAIRGGIRAIIIPEKNKKDLEEMPASVKKKIKFFPVKHVDEALRLALKESE; this comes from the coding sequence ATGGCCGTGGCCGATAAAGACGATTTGATCAGTATTCTTGAGGAAGACAAACCATCAGATATACCCGCCTCCCTGCCCCTGATGCCGGTTCGGGACGTGGTGATTTTCACCGATATGCTTCTGCCCCTTTTCGTGGGAAGGGAAAAATCCGTCCGCGCCATTGAAAAAGCGGTGGCCCGGGACGGGTATCTTTTCCTGGCGACCCAGAAGGATCAGACATCTGAAAACCCCAAGTCATCGGACATTTACGAGGTGGGCACCATCTGCCGGGCGCTCAGGATGCTCAAACTGCCCGACGGACGGGTGAAAGCCCTGGTCCAGGGGGTGGCCAAGGCCCGGGTGGTCCGCTACATTCAGAAAAGGCGGATGTTTTATGTGGCCGCTGAAATCATTGAGGACAAAGAGCTTGAAAAGACCTCCATGGAAGTGGAGGCCCTGATGCGGAACATCCGGGAATATTCGGAGAAGATACTGTCGCTTCGGGGCGAGTTCACCGGCGACGTGTCCAATATCCTGAAAAGCATCACGGACCCGGGCAAACTGGCGGACCTGGTGGCCTCGAACCTTCGTTTGAAGGTGGAGGAGTCCCAGATGGTTCTGGAGATCACGGACCCGGTCAAACGCCTTCGCAAGGTCAACGACATGCTCACCAAGGAGGTGGAGCTGTCCTCGATCCAGGCCAAAATCCAGTCGGATGTCAAAGACGAGATTTCAAAAAATCAGCGGGACCATTTTTTAAGAGAGCAGGTCCGGGCCATTTACCGGGAGCTGGGGGAAAAAGACGACCGGGCCGTGGAGATTGAGGACTACGAGAAAAAGATCAAACGGGCCAAAATGCCGGCCGAGGCCCAAAAAGAGGCCCATAAGGAGCTTAAGCGCCTGGAGCAGATGCACCCCGACTCGGCGGAGTCAGGCGTGGTCCGGACCTATCTGGACTGGCTCACGGCCATGCCCTGGAGCAAGTCCACCCGGGATGTCATGGATATCCCGCGCGCCAAAGACATTCTGGACATGGAGCATCACGGCCTGGAGAAGATCAAGGACCTGATCCTGGAATACTTAAGCGCCCGAAAGCTCAATCCCAAGATGAAAGGCCCCATCCTGTGCTTTGTGGGCCCCCCGGGCGTGGGAAAAACCTCGCTGGGAAAGGCCGTGGCCCAGGCCATGAAACGAAAGTTCACCCGGATTTCCCTTGGCGGGATCCGGGACGAGGCCGAAATCCGGGGGCACCGGCGCACCTACATCGGGGCCATGCCCGGCAGAATTCTCCAGGGCCTGAAACAGTGCAAGACCCGCAACCCGGTCTTCATGATGGACGAGATCGACAAGATCGGAGCCGATTTCCGGGGCGACCCATCCTCGGCCCTTCTGGAGGCCCTGGACCCTGAGCAGAACGCCGAGTTCAGCGATCATTACCTCAACCTCCACTTTGATCTGTCCAGAGTCATGTTCATCATGACCGCCAACCGCGTGGACACCATCCCTTCGGCCCTTTTAGACCGCATGGAGGTGATTGAGCTGTCGGGCTACGATTATGACGAGAAACGGATCATCGCCCGAAAGCATCTTCTGCCCCGCCGGATCAAGGAAAACGGCCTTAAATGGAACCAGATTTCCATCAGCCCCGGGGCGCTGGGCCTGATTATCTCCCAATACACCTCCGAGGCGGGCCTGCGAAACCTGGAGCGGGAGCTGGGCGCCGTGTGCCGGAAGGTGGCCCGGAAAATCGCCGAGGGGCTGCGGGGGCGCTTTCACGTGACCGCCGCCAACCTGAAGAAATACTTAGGCCCCCCCAGGTATATTCCGGAGATGGACCAGGAAAAAAGCGCCGTGGGGCTTTCCACCGGGCTGGCCTGGACCCAGGCCGGGGGAGAGACGCTTTACATCGAGGCCGCCTTTTTGAGCGGCAAGGGAGAGCTGACGGTGACCGGCCAGATCGGGGAGGTGATGCAGGAATCCGCCAAGGCGGCGGTGACCTATGCCCGTTCCAGTCTCAAGGCCCTGGGCAGGAAGGAGAATTTTTTTGAAAATCTCGATGTCCATATCCATGTGCCGGCCGGCGCCATTCCCAAGGACGGCCCTTCGGCGGGCATCGCCATGGCCGTGGCCATTATCTCCGCCATCGTGGAAAAACCCGTGGACCAATACATCGCCATGACCGGCGAGATCACCATCCGGGGCCGGGCGCTTCCCATCGGCGGTCTTAAGGAAAAGGCCCTGGGCGCCATCCGGGGAGGGATTCGCGCCATCATCATCCCGGAAAAAAATAAAAAAGACTTAGAGGAAATGCCGGCCAGCGTGAAAAAGAAAATCAAGTTTTTCCCGGTCAAACACGTGGACGAGGCGCTGAGACTGGCCCTGAAAGAGTCGGAATGA
- a CDS encoding tRNA (Adenosine(37)-N6)-threonylcarbamoyltransferase complex dimerization subunit type 1 TsaB: MKILAADTGTNICSVAVCGDGEILAEISANTRQTHSRHLLRLVRQALDMAGLSISEIDAFAAATGPGSFTGLRIGVASIQGLAAASGKPAAGIPSLKALAWQAPFASGRVIPFVEAGRGEVFFRLCRFADSGLETLQDDAVMPPGKALEGLTGPCFFIGNAALRRRGLIEKTLGEAAFFPPSCHHHLRPSTLAFLAREKIQKQKGPGPGPLAPRYVRKPDAEVKRRLLEPGFRVPDGP, translated from the coding sequence ATGAAGATTCTCGCCGCGGACACCGGGACGAATATCTGCTCCGTCGCCGTCTGCGGGGACGGGGAAATTCTCGCGGAGATATCCGCCAATACCCGCCAGACCCACTCCCGGCATCTTTTGAGGCTGGTCCGCCAGGCCCTGGACATGGCCGGGCTTTCGATTTCGGAGATCGACGCCTTCGCCGCCGCCACAGGACCCGGGTCTTTCACCGGCCTTCGCATCGGCGTCGCCTCCATCCAGGGGCTGGCCGCGGCGTCGGGAAAACCGGCGGCGGGAATCCCCAGTCTGAAGGCCCTGGCCTGGCAGGCCCCCTTTGCCTCCGGACGCGTCATTCCCTTTGTGGAGGCCGGGCGGGGCGAGGTGTTTTTCCGCCTTTGCCGTTTCGCCGACAGCGGGCTGGAGACCCTTCAGGATGACGCGGTCATGCCCCCTGGAAAGGCCCTGGAAGGCCTGACAGGCCCCTGCTTTTTCATCGGAAACGCGGCCCTTCGGCGAAGGGGCCTGATTGAAAAAACCCTGGGGGAGGCGGCCTTTTTTCCTCCTTCGTGCCACCACCATCTCCGTCCGTCCACCCTGGCGTTTCTGGCCCGGGAAAAAATTCAGAAACAAAAGGGCCCGGGTCCCGGCCCCCTGGCGCCCCGGTACGTGAGAAAACCGGACGCCGAGGTCAAAAGACGCCTCCTGGAGCCCGGTTTCCGGGTCCCGGACGGCCCCTGA
- the psd gene encoding Phosphatidylserine decarboxylase proenzyme yields MDTFSLPDQKTFAFNIARPGWPLIGALAFFAALFALFGLGWAAAAFSGAALFVCFFFRDPQRPVPSGEKALVSPADGRVIFAGTADGKHFYPGECVKISVFMSVFNVHVNRIPESGKVKKIWYFPGRFFSANLDKASEQNEHNAIFLETDRGHAICVVQIAGLIARRILCDISGGDSVKRGERLGMICFGSRVDLYLPPDFTLSVKKGDRVKAASSIMGYLE; encoded by the coding sequence ATGGACACATTCAGCCTTCCGGATCAAAAAACGTTCGCCTTTAACATCGCCAGGCCGGGATGGCCGCTCATAGGGGCCCTGGCCTTTTTCGCCGCTCTTTTCGCCCTGTTCGGGCTGGGGTGGGCCGCCGCGGCGTTTTCGGGCGCCGCGCTTTTTGTCTGTTTTTTTTTCCGGGACCCCCAAAGGCCCGTTCCTTCCGGGGAAAAGGCCCTCGTGTCGCCGGCCGACGGCCGGGTGATTTTCGCCGGGACCGCGGACGGGAAACATTTTTACCCGGGGGAATGCGTGAAGATCAGCGTGTTCATGTCGGTTTTTAATGTCCATGTGAACCGGATTCCGGAAAGCGGAAAGGTGAAAAAGATATGGTATTTCCCGGGCCGTTTTTTTTCGGCCAACCTGGACAAGGCGTCGGAGCAAAACGAGCATAACGCGATTTTCCTTGAAACCGACCGGGGTCATGCGATATGTGTGGTTCAGATCGCCGGTCTCATCGCCAGACGGATTCTGTGCGACATTTCCGGCGGGGACTCCGTCAAACGGGGAGAGAGGCTCGGGATGATCTGCTTCGGCTCCCGGGTGGATCTGTATCTGCCCCCGGATTTTACGCTTTCCGTGAAAAAAGGGGACCGCGTCAAGGCGGCCTCCTCCATCATGGGATATTTGGAATGA
- a CDS encoding CDP-diacylglycerol--serine O-phosphatidyltransferase, whose product MTGKKQMKKRFEKERLKKGIYILPNIFTTLNIFCGFYAIVAAIDGKYTAGAISILIAGIFDSLDGKIARATRTSSRFGVEYDSLADLVSFGMAPAVMMYMWALRPMGRIGWLAAFLFMVCGALRLARFNTQSDSMSGEYFQGLPIPAAAGMTAVSALFFQAMGIPGDAFPAVIMVMLYTLAFLMVSSIRYHSFKKKPELFKKMNFNALVIVVLGLIFIAAQPSVALFSMAVLYTLSGPFFLLWRHVRHKRPEKKKTGEGKPGPF is encoded by the coding sequence TTGACGGGGAAAAAACAGATGAAAAAAAGATTTGAAAAAGAGCGGCTTAAAAAAGGGATATATATTCTTCCCAACATCTTCACGACCCTGAATATTTTTTGCGGGTTTTACGCCATTGTGGCCGCCATAGACGGGAAATACACGGCCGGGGCCATATCCATCCTGATCGCGGGGATATTCGACTCCCTGGACGGGAAAATCGCCCGGGCCACCCGAACCTCCAGCCGTTTCGGAGTGGAGTACGATTCTTTGGCCGACCTGGTCTCCTTCGGCATGGCGCCGGCGGTGATGATGTACATGTGGGCGCTCAGACCCATGGGCAGGATCGGCTGGCTGGCGGCTTTCCTGTTTATGGTGTGCGGGGCGCTTCGCCTGGCCCGTTTCAACACCCAGTCGGATTCCATGAGCGGGGAATATTTCCAGGGCCTTCCCATACCCGCCGCCGCGGGCATGACCGCCGTCTCCGCGCTTTTTTTCCAGGCGATGGGCATTCCCGGGGACGCTTTTCCGGCTGTGATCATGGTCATGCTCTACACCCTGGCCTTTCTGATGGTCAGCAGCATCCGGTATCACAGTTTTAAGAAAAAACCCGAGCTGTTCAAAAAGATGAATTTCAACGCCCTGGTCATCGTGGTTCTGGGCCTGATTTTCATCGCGGCGCAGCCCTCCGTGGCCCTGTTTTCCATGGCCGTTTTATACACGCTTTCAGGGCCCTTCTTTCTCCTGTGGCGCCATGTCAGGCATAAGCGGCCCGAAAAGAAAAAAACCGGCGAGGGAAAACCGGGACCGTTTTGA